One genomic segment of Rhizorhabdus phycosphaerae includes these proteins:
- a CDS encoding aldehyde dehydrogenase family protein yields MKLKDTYPLYLANEAQQPNTDLKVTDKFTGEVATRVALADAKTIDAAIGWAVKAAEPMAKMASYERQAVLQHCVDRFTERKDELAYALCIEAGKPINDSRGEVGRLIDTFRIAAEESVRMTGEVQPLDISPRAKGYQGIWKRVPIGPCSFISPFNFPLNLAAHKVAPAIAVGCPFVMKPASRTPLGAIIMGEVLAETDLPKGAFSILPASRDGADLFTTDDRLKLLSFTGSPDVGWDLKARAGKKKVVLELGGNAAVVIDSDADLDDAVARVVFGAFYQSGQSCIGVQRILVHDAIYDAFKEKLVAKTKTLIAGNPHDEKTFVGPMIDVKEAERLDGWVQEATAKGATLLCGGGRDGAMLEATLLEGVSPDTKLNREEAFGPVAFLIRFSEWREALDIVNDSKFGLQAGIFTRDIFKILDAWDDLDVGGVVVNDVPSYRVDNMPYGGVKDSGLGREGVRFAMEDMTEIRNLVIRRRPH; encoded by the coding sequence ATGAAGCTCAAGGACACCTACCCCCTGTACCTCGCCAACGAGGCGCAGCAGCCGAACACCGACCTGAAGGTGACCGACAAGTTCACCGGCGAGGTCGCGACGCGGGTTGCGCTGGCCGACGCCAAGACGATCGACGCGGCGATCGGCTGGGCGGTGAAGGCCGCCGAGCCTATGGCGAAGATGGCGAGCTATGAGCGCCAGGCCGTGTTGCAGCACTGCGTCGACCGCTTCACCGAACGGAAGGACGAACTGGCCTATGCGCTGTGCATCGAGGCCGGCAAGCCGATCAACGACTCGCGCGGCGAAGTCGGACGGCTGATCGACACCTTCCGGATCGCGGCCGAGGAATCGGTCCGCATGACCGGCGAGGTCCAGCCGCTCGACATCAGCCCACGCGCCAAGGGCTATCAGGGCATCTGGAAGCGCGTGCCGATCGGCCCCTGCTCCTTCATCTCGCCGTTCAACTTCCCGCTGAACCTGGCCGCGCACAAGGTGGCGCCAGCCATCGCGGTCGGCTGCCCCTTCGTCATGAAGCCGGCAAGCCGGACGCCGCTCGGCGCGATCATCATGGGCGAGGTGCTCGCCGAGACCGACCTGCCCAAGGGCGCTTTCTCGATCCTGCCTGCATCGCGCGACGGGGCCGATCTTTTCACCACCGACGATCGCCTGAAACTGCTGTCCTTCACCGGATCGCCCGATGTGGGCTGGGACCTGAAGGCCCGCGCCGGCAAGAAGAAGGTCGTGCTGGAACTCGGCGGCAATGCTGCCGTCGTCATCGATTCCGATGCCGATCTCGATGACGCCGTAGCGCGCGTGGTCTTCGGCGCTTTCTACCAGTCGGGTCAGTCGTGCATCGGCGTGCAGCGCATCCTGGTCCACGACGCTATCTATGACGCGTTCAAGGAGAAGCTGGTCGCCAAGACGAAGACGCTGATCGCCGGCAATCCGCACGACGAGAAGACCTTCGTTGGACCGATGATCGACGTCAAGGAAGCCGAACGGCTCGATGGATGGGTTCAGGAGGCGACCGCCAAGGGTGCGACCCTGCTCTGCGGCGGCGGTCGCGACGGCGCGATGCTCGAGGCGACCTTGCTCGAAGGCGTGTCGCCGGACACCAAACTCAACCGCGAAGAAGCTTTCGGGCCGGTCGCCTTCCTGATCCGCTTCAGCGAATGGAGGGAAGCGCTCGACATCGTCAACGACTCCAAATTCGGGCTGCAGGCAGGCATCTTCACCCGCGACATCTTCAAGATCCTCGACGCCTGGGACGACCTCGACGTGGGCGGTGTCGTGGTCAACGACGTGCCTAGCTACCGGGTCGACAACATGCCCTATGGCGGGGTCAAGGATTCGGGTCTCGGACGCGAGGGCGTGCGCTTCGCGATGGAGGACATGACCGAGATCCGGAACCTCGTCATCCGGCGGCGACCGCACTGA
- a CDS encoding TorF family putative porin — MRHGRIVLAAALALGGHSVGAPAAGLDPALSVTATTDERRRGLGWSDGRPSVTARGTISPIEGTSLTASATSLRRSARHDQAAWLVDATLGYRHSLGSVDFDGQLTYHAFPGRSALDYVELGGGAATLVGPVQLEGFALYAPKQQAIGGDNLYLAGAASMAIIGTPFSLRAQVGRSSGSTDDPVRAQRLRPRGRYWDASLRLDHVQGPLRLSIGYTDSFGFARPALPGPLGRNMGARVLVSAGFDLGG, encoded by the coding sequence GTGAGACACGGCCGGATCGTGCTTGCAGCCGCCTTGGCCCTTGGCGGTCATTCCGTCGGGGCTCCGGCCGCCGGCCTCGATCCGGCCCTTTCCGTCACCGCGACGACGGACGAGCGGCGGCGCGGGCTGGGCTGGAGCGACGGCAGGCCGAGCGTCACGGCGCGCGGCACGATATCGCCGATCGAAGGCACCAGCCTGACGGCCAGCGCCACCAGCCTGCGCCGCAGCGCGCGGCATGACCAAGCGGCGTGGCTTGTCGATGCCACGCTAGGTTACAGGCATAGTCTGGGCAGCGTCGATTTCGACGGCCAACTGACCTACCACGCCTTCCCCGGCCGGTCGGCGCTCGATTATGTCGAGCTTGGCGGCGGCGCTGCGACACTCGTCGGTCCCGTCCAGCTCGAAGGCTTCGCCCTGTACGCACCCAAACAGCAGGCGATCGGTGGCGACAATCTCTATCTCGCCGGTGCAGCCTCCATGGCCATCATCGGAACGCCGTTCAGCCTGCGCGCGCAGGTCGGGCGTTCGAGCGGCAGCACTGATGATCCGGTCCGAGCACAACGCCTTCGCCCGCGAGGCCGCTATTGGGACGCATCGCTGCGGCTCGATCATGTCCAGGGGCCGCTGCGCCTGTCGATCGGCTACACCGACAGCTTCGGCTTCGCGCGTCCCGCCCTTCCCGGGCCGCTGGGCCGCAACATGGGTGCGCGCGTTCTGGTTTCGGCAGGCTTCGACCTGGGCGGCTGA
- the cysS gene encoding cysteine--tRNA ligase, whose product MTHPAPFGAPLSLFDSLSRSLRVFEPIDPTMVRLYSCGPTVYNFAHLGNLRAYVFTDTLRRTLNWKGWPVNHVINITDVGHLTSDADEGDDKMEAAARKAAKTIWEVAAFYTEAFKADLAALNIVSPTIWSVATDHIQDMIDFARVIERGGATYELPSGLYFDTSKVSDYGRLAGSRGPETVGRIAEVEGKRNAADFALWRRSADGERRQMEWMSPWGPGAPGWHLECSVMSMKYLGRQFDIHTGGIDHREIHHCNEIAQNQAFTCSDASGANFWMHNNFLVDRGGKMSKSKGGFATLSSVTSKGVHPLAYRLLCLSAHYRSELEFSPEALSAALTRLGRLILAAEALREKAGSPDWLRVIEEIGATKGAPFAYQRAIVEEGLGAKARDLLIKFDEALSGDLMVPQALPLLETALTEKSIPAEERLRVVASMDLALGLSLLRMRRIDLRLKPDGATIEEEEIERLLDQRQAARAAKDYAESDRLRDLLAESGVVAMDGAGTMRWDWRIEL is encoded by the coding sequence ATGACGCACCCCGCACCGTTCGGCGCCCCACTCTCCCTGTTCGACAGCCTGAGCCGCTCGCTGCGCGTCTTCGAGCCGATCGACCCGACGATGGTACGGCTCTACAGCTGCGGCCCGACGGTTTATAACTTCGCCCACCTCGGCAATCTGCGCGCCTATGTCTTTACCGACACGCTGCGGCGGACCCTCAACTGGAAGGGCTGGCCGGTCAACCACGTCATCAACATCACCGATGTGGGGCATCTGACGTCCGACGCCGACGAAGGCGACGACAAGATGGAGGCCGCTGCACGAAAAGCGGCCAAGACGATCTGGGAGGTCGCTGCCTTCTACACAGAAGCTTTCAAGGCCGATCTTGCCGCACTCAACATCGTCTCGCCGACGATCTGGAGCGTGGCAACCGACCACATCCAGGACATGATCGACTTCGCCCGCGTCATCGAGCGCGGCGGCGCAACCTATGAGCTGCCCAGCGGCCTCTATTTCGATACGTCGAAGGTGTCCGACTACGGGCGGCTCGCAGGAAGCCGGGGACCCGAGACGGTCGGCCGCATCGCCGAGGTCGAAGGCAAGCGCAACGCTGCCGACTTCGCGCTGTGGCGACGCTCGGCCGACGGCGAGCGGCGGCAGATGGAGTGGATGTCGCCCTGGGGCCCGGGCGCGCCGGGCTGGCACCTCGAATGCTCCGTGATGAGCATGAAATATCTTGGCCGCCAGTTCGACATTCACACCGGCGGCATCGATCATCGCGAGATACATCACTGCAATGAGATCGCCCAGAACCAGGCCTTCACCTGCAGCGATGCCTCAGGTGCCAATTTCTGGATGCACAATAATTTCCTGGTCGATCGCGGCGGCAAGATGTCGAAATCGAAGGGCGGCTTCGCGACGCTGTCCAGCGTCACGAGCAAGGGCGTGCACCCCCTCGCCTATCGGCTGCTCTGCCTGTCGGCGCATTATCGGTCCGAGCTCGAATTCTCGCCCGAGGCCCTGTCCGCCGCGCTGACGCGCCTCGGCCGCCTGATCCTCGCCGCCGAAGCCCTGCGGGAGAAGGCGGGGAGCCCCGACTGGCTGCGCGTCATCGAAGAGATCGGTGCTACCAAGGGCGCGCCATTCGCCTACCAGCGCGCGATCGTGGAAGAGGGCCTTGGCGCCAAAGCGCGCGATCTGCTCATCAAGTTCGACGAGGCGCTTTCGGGGGATCTGATGGTTCCGCAAGCCCTCCCACTGCTCGAGACCGCGCTGACCGAAAAAAGCATTCCGGCGGAGGAGCGGTTGCGCGTCGTCGCCAGCATGGATCTGGCTCTCGGCCTGAGCCTCCTGCGGATGCGTCGCATCGACCTACGCCTGAAGCCGGATGGCGCGACCATCGAGGAAGAAGAGATCGAGCGGCTGCTCGACCAGCGCCAAGCGGCCCGGGCCGCCAAGGATTATGCCGAATCCGATCGCCTCCGCGATCTTCTGGCCGAGTCCGGCGTGGTGGCGATGGACGGCGCCGGCACCATGCGCTGGGACTGGCGGATCGAGCTCTGA
- a CDS encoding multiheme c-type cytochrome yields the protein MYGLVVAGILAVAALAFGISGAAERAVAASASPATATVHMGVASCSGSTCHGRSEPTGKVVRQDEILIWQNSSSSTGAHSRAFAVLASSRGQAIAAKMGIGSATSAAECLGCHADPAPAGARGPRWQVSDGVGCEGCHGASQNWLSSHYAVGQTHASNVAKGLYPLDQPRARAEKCLDCHLGSDRPGQFVSHRIMAAGHPRVSFEVDLFSALQQHHDEDADYVRRKSRMDNVQLWAVGQASAVSRITSLFANPRLGSDGVFPEIYFFDCHSCHRQIVDGPNGKANWVANPGRPIPSGMPPFNDENMIMLSAASKVLSPGAAGKFDAASRSFHAALAKDRTSAVAAARTLGSAASALADSLSRSPISSSQTFAIVDAIAGETVAPRFTDYEGSAQAVMALDTLLNGLVRQGHVSEARAKSARGAIDRAYKAVGNSNAYKPAEFRAALGQAAAAIRALK from the coding sequence ATGTACGGACTGGTCGTGGCGGGTATCCTCGCCGTGGCGGCGCTTGCCTTCGGCATAAGCGGTGCAGCAGAGCGTGCCGTTGCCGCTTCCGCGTCCCCCGCTACTGCCACCGTTCACATGGGCGTGGCGTCCTGCTCCGGCTCGACCTGCCATGGCCGCAGCGAGCCGACGGGCAAGGTCGTCCGCCAGGACGAGATCCTTATCTGGCAGAACAGTTCGAGCAGCACCGGCGCGCACAGCCGTGCCTTCGCCGTGCTCGCCTCTTCGCGCGGCCAGGCCATTGCCGCGAAGATGGGGATAGGCTCCGCGACCTCCGCCGCCGAATGCCTTGGTTGCCATGCCGACCCTGCCCCCGCCGGTGCGCGCGGTCCGCGCTGGCAGGTCAGCGACGGCGTCGGCTGCGAGGGCTGTCATGGAGCGTCGCAAAACTGGCTCTCCAGCCATTATGCCGTCGGCCAGACCCATGCTTCGAATGTCGCCAAGGGGCTCTACCCGCTTGATCAGCCCCGCGCACGCGCCGAAAAGTGCCTGGACTGCCATCTCGGCAGCGACCGTCCCGGCCAGTTCGTCTCGCACCGGATCATGGCAGCGGGACATCCGCGCGTGTCCTTCGAGGTCGATCTCTTCTCGGCGCTCCAGCAGCATCATGACGAAGACGCAGACTATGTCCGGCGCAAGTCGCGCATGGACAATGTCCAGCTCTGGGCCGTCGGCCAGGCGTCTGCAGTCAGCCGTATCACCAGCCTGTTCGCCAATCCGCGCCTCGGCAGCGACGGCGTCTTCCCGGAAATCTATTTCTTCGACTGCCACAGCTGCCACCGGCAGATCGTCGACGGGCCAAATGGAAAGGCCAATTGGGTCGCCAACCCCGGGCGCCCCATCCCGTCGGGCATGCCGCCGTTCAACGACGAGAACATGATCATGCTCTCGGCAGCTTCGAAGGTGCTGTCGCCGGGAGCGGCGGGCAAGTTCGATGCGGCATCGCGGAGCTTCCATGCCGCGCTCGCGAAGGACCGGACGAGCGCCGTCGCTGCGGCGCGCACGCTCGGCAGCGCGGCGTCTGCGCTGGCCGACAGCCTGTCGCGCAGCCCGATCTCTTCCTCGCAGACTTTCGCGATCGTCGATGCCATCGCGGGAGAGACCGTGGCCCCGCGCTTCACCGACTATGAGGGCTCCGCGCAGGCGGTGATGGCGCTCGACACGCTGCTGAACGGGCTGGTCCGCCAGGGCCATGTCAGCGAAGCCCGGGCCAAGTCGGCCCGTGGCGCCATCGACCGGGCATATAAGGCTGTCGGCAACAGCAATGCCTATAAGCCGGCAGAATTCCGCGCCGCTCTCGGCCAGGCCGCTGCGGCGATCAGGGCTCTCAAATGA
- a CDS encoding acetolactate synthase large subunit, which yields MATKASDLFIQCLEEEGCEYIFGVPGEENLDMLDSLSRSKKIKLILTRHEQGAGFMAATYGRHTGKTGVCMATLGPGATNFVTAAAYAQLGGMPILMVTGQKPIKKSKQGRFQILEVVEMMKPITKFTHQLASADNIPSRIREAYRLAEEEKPGATHIEFPEDIADEHTDSRPLKASLARRPEAEDKAVRAAVKMIEDAKSPILVIGAGGNRKQTGRMLLQFIEKTGIPFVTTQLGKGVIDECHPKFLGCAALSAGDFVHRSIEHADLIINVGHDVIEKPPFFMQNGGTPVIHVSSKTAEVDPVYFPQVEVIGDIANAIWKMQKDIVPSGRWNFDFMHKARQAEVAHTESLEDDTRFPIFPPHLVREVRKAMPADGIICLDNGVYKIWFARNYPARQQNTVLLDNALATMGAGLPSAMASAMVYPDRKIMAICGDGGFMMNSQEMETAVRLGLNLTVLILNDNSYGMIRWKQANMGFKDWGLTYNNPDFVKYAESYGADGYRVESAEHLTQLLKKCLDTPGVHLIDCPVDYSENDQILNKDIKTLSKQLS from the coding sequence ATGGCGACCAAGGCATCCGATCTCTTCATCCAATGTCTGGAGGAAGAGGGCTGTGAATATATCTTCGGCGTTCCCGGCGAAGAAAATCTCGACATGCTGGACAGCCTGTCCCGCTCCAAGAAGATCAAGCTGATCCTCACGCGGCACGAACAGGGTGCCGGCTTCATGGCAGCCACCTATGGGCGCCACACCGGCAAGACCGGGGTTTGCATGGCGACGCTCGGGCCGGGTGCGACCAATTTCGTGACCGCGGCGGCCTATGCCCAGCTCGGCGGCATGCCGATCCTGATGGTGACCGGCCAGAAGCCGATCAAGAAGTCCAAGCAGGGCCGCTTCCAGATACTCGAAGTCGTCGAGATGATGAAGCCGATCACCAAATTCACGCATCAGCTCGCCTCGGCCGACAATATTCCGAGCCGCATCCGCGAGGCCTATCGCCTGGCCGAAGAAGAAAAGCCGGGCGCGACCCATATCGAGTTTCCCGAGGACATCGCCGACGAGCATACCGACTCGCGTCCGTTGAAGGCCTCGCTCGCGCGGCGCCCTGAGGCCGAGGACAAGGCCGTGCGCGCTGCGGTGAAGATGATCGAGGACGCGAAATCGCCGATCCTCGTCATCGGCGCCGGTGGCAACCGCAAACAGACCGGCCGGATGCTGCTCCAGTTCATCGAGAAGACCGGAATCCCCTTCGTCACCACCCAGCTGGGCAAGGGCGTGATTGACGAATGCCATCCGAAGTTCCTCGGCTGCGCGGCGCTGTCCGCCGGCGACTTCGTCCACCGGTCGATCGAGCATGCCGACCTGATCATCAATGTCGGCCATGACGTGATCGAAAAACCGCCCTTCTTCATGCAGAATGGCGGAACTCCGGTCATCCATGTCAGCTCGAAGACCGCAGAGGTAGACCCCGTCTATTTCCCGCAGGTCGAGGTGATCGGCGACATCGCCAACGCGATCTGGAAGATGCAGAAGGACATCGTCCCCTCGGGCCGGTGGAATTTCGACTTCATGCATAAGGCCCGCCAGGCCGAGGTCGCCCACACCGAGTCGCTCGAAGACGACACCCGCTTCCCGATCTTCCCGCCCCATCTGGTGCGCGAAGTGCGCAAGGCGATGCCCGCCGACGGCATCATCTGCCTCGACAATGGCGTCTACAAGATCTGGTTCGCCCGCAACTATCCGGCACGCCAGCAGAACACCGTGCTGCTCGACAATGCGCTGGCGACGATGGGCGCGGGTCTGCCGTCGGCCATGGCTTCGGCGATGGTCTATCCCGACCGCAAGATCATGGCGATCTGCGGCGACGGCGGCTTCATGATGAACAGCCAGGAGATGGAGACGGCGGTCCGGCTCGGGCTGAACCTCACCGTCCTGATCCTCAACGACAACAGCTACGGCATGATCCGCTGGAAGCAGGCGAATATGGGCTTCAAGGATTGGGGCCTGACCTACAACAACCCGGATTTCGTCAAATATGCCGAAAGCTACGGTGCCGACGGCTATCGCGTCGAGAGCGCCGAGCATCTGACGCAATTGCTCAAGAAATGTCTCGATACGCCAGGCGTGCATCTGATCGATTGTCCGGTGGACTATTCGGAGAACGACCAGATTCTCAACAAGGACATCAAGACGTTGAGCAAGCAGCTTTCCTGA
- a CDS encoding adenylate/guanylate cyclase domain-containing protein produces MAEQGRKASLGARVAAFWPTARKTLRQIGTTRLIVTAIFLVLGLMFARYSWNIMLARDAERALYDVRALLAAPHVETDQRIVMVTFNEETLRLTGRRSPLDRAMLANALVQLDKMKPKAIGIDILIDQPTPEDQTLIDGFRTMKTPTYLGLATNKSNPAFMTYDQEIFLRDFQKKTAPGNVHFTSIRLEADQDGVMRSWPGQPADLPPLMANSLTQGFPEYRDHQGSIRYRLPVNYERPVFDKLPVELIANPDLLEAFRPQIEGRYVLIGGNIPDVDQFTTPASRMKDPQTGRVGETTIGLEIHATLLGQMLDRFMFKPIPQWGLWLIAIGVVLLGALTAMGNLRLWKLALLLIVQAGAVVALPFFWQFHGIDTQGLPVFGWLLGWIFSFSAVGTAARGIGSEQRNFAQSALGKYLPGDIAKDIMKNPERLQLHGEKREIYALFSDLEGFTKLSHQIEPEMVAFLLNKYLDVLSETVLQHGGTIDKFVGDAIVAFWGAPISRPDDCERAVRCAVAMYEAGEQFRREAPEGVPPIGVTRVGVHFGEAIVGNFGGEGRIQYTALGDSMNTASRLEGANKYLKTKTLVSDTVVERSTLKSFRPVGRITVSGRSTPMEVFEPVLDYSETAVQQFTDIFRRFDTGDESALADFEALAEQNPEDKALRNLIERLREVGPGGYSALDK; encoded by the coding sequence ATGGCTGAACAAGGCCGGAAGGCGTCGCTTGGCGCGCGGGTTGCGGCATTCTGGCCGACGGCGCGCAAGACGCTGCGGCAGATCGGCACGACGCGCCTGATCGTGACGGCGATCTTCCTGGTGCTCGGCCTTATGTTCGCGCGCTACAGCTGGAACATCATGCTGGCCCGCGACGCCGAGCGCGCGCTTTACGACGTGCGCGCTCTCCTCGCCGCACCGCATGTCGAAACCGACCAGCGCATCGTGATGGTGACCTTCAACGAGGAGACGCTGCGGCTGACCGGACGGCGATCGCCGCTCGATCGTGCCATGCTGGCCAACGCTCTCGTCCAGCTCGACAAGATGAAGCCCAAGGCGATCGGCATCGATATTCTGATCGACCAGCCGACACCCGAAGACCAGACACTGATCGACGGCTTCCGGACGATGAAGACGCCGACCTATCTGGGGCTCGCGACGAACAAGAGCAACCCGGCCTTCATGACCTATGACCAGGAGATCTTCCTGCGGGATTTCCAGAAGAAGACCGCCCCCGGCAACGTCCATTTCACCAGCATCCGGCTGGAGGCCGACCAGGATGGCGTGATGCGCAGCTGGCCCGGCCAGCCTGCCGACCTTCCGCCGCTGATGGCCAATTCGCTGACACAGGGTTTTCCCGAATATCGCGACCATCAGGGCTCGATCCGTTATCGCCTGCCCGTCAATTACGAACGCCCCGTGTTCGACAAGCTTCCGGTCGAGTTGATCGCCAATCCCGATCTGCTCGAAGCTTTCAGGCCCCAGATCGAGGGGCGTTACGTCCTCATCGGCGGCAACATCCCCGACGTCGACCAGTTCACCACGCCCGCCTCACGTATGAAGGACCCGCAGACGGGCCGTGTCGGCGAGACGACGATCGGCCTCGAAATCCACGCCACCCTGCTCGGGCAAATGCTCGACCGCTTCATGTTCAAGCCGATCCCCCAATGGGGCCTTTGGCTGATCGCGATCGGCGTCGTCCTGCTCGGCGCGCTGACGGCCATGGGAAATCTCCGCCTTTGGAAGCTCGCACTGCTGTTGATCGTCCAGGCCGGCGCCGTCGTCGCCCTGCCCTTCTTCTGGCAGTTCCATGGCATCGACACGCAGGGGCTTCCGGTGTTCGGCTGGCTGCTCGGCTGGATCTTCTCCTTCTCGGCCGTTGGCACGGCAGCGCGCGGCATCGGTTCGGAGCAGCGCAACTTCGCCCAGTCGGCGCTCGGCAAATATCTGCCGGGCGACATCGCCAAGGACATCATGAAGAATCCCGAGCGGCTCCAGCTGCACGGCGAGAAGCGTGAAATCTATGCGCTGTTCAGCGATCTCGAGGGCTTCACCAAGCTGAGCCACCAGATCGAGCCGGAGATGGTCGCCTTCCTGCTCAACAAATATCTCGACGTCCTGTCGGAAACCGTCCTTCAGCATGGCGGCACGATCGACAAATTCGTCGGCGACGCGATCGTCGCCTTCTGGGGCGCGCCGATCAGCCGGCCCGACGATTGCGAGCGCGCCGTGCGCTGCGCCGTTGCGATGTACGAGGCCGGCGAGCAGTTCCGGCGCGAGGCGCCCGAGGGGGTGCCGCCGATCGGCGTAACCCGCGTCGGCGTCCATTTCGGCGAGGCAATCGTCGGCAATTTCGGCGGCGAGGGCCGCATCCAGTACACCGCGCTCGGCGACTCGATGAACACAGCGTCTCGCCTCGAGGGCGCCAACAAATATCTGAAGACCAAAACACTGGTCAGCGACACCGTCGTCGAACGCTCTACGCTGAAGAGCTTCCGTCCGGTGGGGCGCATCACCGTCTCGGGCCGCTCGACCCCGATGGAGGTTTTCGAGCCCGTGCTCGATTATTCCGAAACGGCTGTGCAACAGTTCACAGACATCTTCCGTAGGTTCGATACAGGGGATGAAAGTGCGCTGGCGGATTTCGAAGCGCTGGCCGAACAGAATCCCGAGGATAAGGCGCTCAGAAATCTGATAGAGCGGCTTCGTGAAGTAGGACCAGGAGGGTATAGTGCTCTGGACAAATAA
- a CDS encoding DNA recombination protein RmuC: MSSLDLLLALPLFLLLGLALGWVVRGRMAASQAGDIATLRRELDAAREALARSEREAAALAAERSARAEAFEAQIAQMKEAKDQLSAQFAEVGSRLLDQAQRQFLERADQRFHQAGEKSEAQLKALLTPVETTLKRYEEGLQRVEKERVDSYAGLREAVEQVRVGQGQVRDEAAKLVNALRASPKARGRWGEQSLRNVLEQSGLSPYADFATEVSVDTEDGRLRPDVVVRLPGGRKLIIDAKCSFNAYMDAAEQVDEVARTASLKAHAAALRTHASQLGQKSYWDRFGEAADYVVMYIPGEHFLSAAMEQDPELWDWAHQRRVLIATPINLVALARTIASVWRQEKMAEEARAIGRLGKEMHERLYTAAQHLRRVGGGLNSAVENYNKFVASFEGRVLVTGRKFRDLNIETGDKDIEELPVVETRASEGSPDLLVGPQ; this comes from the coding sequence ATGTCATCGCTCGATCTTCTGCTTGCTCTGCCCCTGTTCCTGCTCCTCGGTCTCGCCCTGGGCTGGGTGGTGCGTGGAAGAATGGCTGCCAGTCAGGCGGGCGATATTGCGACCCTTCGGCGCGAACTCGACGCGGCGCGCGAGGCGCTTGCGCGGTCCGAACGCGAGGCGGCGGCGCTCGCCGCCGAGAGGAGCGCGCGCGCCGAGGCGTTCGAGGCACAGATCGCGCAGATGAAGGAGGCCAAGGATCAACTGTCGGCCCAGTTCGCCGAGGTCGGCAGCCGGCTGCTCGATCAGGCGCAGCGGCAGTTTCTCGAGCGCGCGGATCAACGCTTCCATCAGGCGGGCGAGAAGAGCGAGGCACAGCTCAAGGCGCTGCTGACGCCGGTCGAAACCACGCTGAAGCGCTATGAGGAGGGGCTACAGCGCGTCGAGAAGGAGCGGGTCGACAGCTATGCCGGGCTGCGCGAGGCCGTCGAGCAGGTGCGGGTAGGGCAGGGTCAGGTCCGCGATGAGGCCGCGAAGCTCGTCAATGCCCTGCGCGCCAGCCCCAAGGCGCGGGGCCGTTGGGGAGAGCAGTCGCTGCGCAACGTGCTCGAACAGTCCGGCCTGTCACCCTATGCCGATTTCGCGACCGAGGTTTCGGTCGATACCGAGGATGGCCGCTTGCGCCCCGACGTCGTCGTGCGGCTGCCGGGTGGGCGCAAGCTGATCATCGACGCCAAATGCTCGTTCAACGCCTATATGGACGCGGCCGAGCAGGTCGACGAGGTCGCGCGCACTGCGTCCCTCAAGGCCCATGCTGCGGCCCTGCGCACCCATGCCAGCCAGTTGGGACAGAAGAGCTATTGGGATCGCTTCGGCGAGGCCGCCGACTATGTCGTGATGTACATTCCCGGAGAGCATTTCCTGTCCGCCGCGATGGAGCAGGACCCCGAGCTGTGGGACTGGGCGCATCAGCGCCGCGTCCTGATCGCCACGCCGATCAACCTCGTCGCGCTGGCGCGCACCATCGCCAGCGTCTGGCGACAGGAGAAGATGGCCGAGGAGGCTCGCGCGATCGGTCGGCTCGGCAAGGAGATGCACGAGCGGTTGTACACTGCCGCGCAGCATCTGCGCCGGGTCGGTGGCGGCCTCAACAGCGCGGTGGAGAATTACAACAAGTTCGTCGCTAGCTTCGAGGGCCGGGTGCTCGTGACCGGGCGGAAGTTCCGCGATCTCAACATCGAGACGGGCGACAAGGATATAGAAGAGCTGCCGGTCGTCGAGACGCGCGCCAGCGAGGGATCGCCCGACCTCCTCGTCGGGCCGCAATGA